Proteins found in one Anopheles aquasalis chromosome 3, idAnoAquaMG_Q_19, whole genome shotgun sequence genomic segment:
- the LOC126574351 gene encoding uridine-cytidine kinase-like 1 has product MSVNQLNAPPSSASSDSDASEPKESLDLNLGDGVRSMDSGIDAEVPAEGCPASPATVPSKTNRSNSFGSQVRSPKPRRQRTTSVNQSTINPNEAIIRSNNRTIYTAGRPPWYNCAGQQVEPFVIGICGGSASGKTTVAQKIIESLNVPWVTQLSMDCFYKKLNEKQHEQANRNEYNFDHPDAFDLELMKDVLQRLKEGRKVEVPVYNFVTHSRDAHTKTMYGANVIIFEGILTFHSQEILKMLDMKVFVDTDADVRLARRLRRDIQQRGRDLEGVLKQYVTLVKPAYSCYIEPTMAHADIIVPRGSSNIVAIQLIVQHVHAQLQLRGFKLREALAHSYIGQPKPDSLKMLPITPQVKGLHTFIRNANTPRDEFIFYSKRLIRLVLEYALSLLPFRDVEVETPQNVPYQGKRLACQKICGVSILRAGETMEQAVSDVCKHIRIGKILIQTNQVTGEPELYYLRLPKDIKDYRVVLMDATVATGAAAIMAIRVLLDHDVPEENILLVSLLMAEIGVHSIAYAFPKVQIVTSALDPEINEKFYVIPGIGNFGDRYFGTEPTDSSLLYE; this is encoded by the exons atgTCGGTCAATCAGCTGAATGCGCCACCAAGTTCCGCCTCCTCCGATAG TGATGCGAGCGAGCCGAAGGAGAGCCTGGACCTGAATCTTGGCGATGGTGTGCGATCGATGGACAGTGGAATCGATGCGGAAGTGCCAGCGGAAGGATGTCCTGCTTCGCCGGCAACCGTACCCTCGAAGACGAACCGTTCGAACTCGTTCGGATCGCAGGTCCGTTCACCGAAGCCACGTCGCCAGCGGACGACCTCGGTGAACCAGAGCACCATAAACCCGAACGAAGCGATCATTCGTTCGAACAATCGCACAATCTACACAGCTGGCAGGCCACCGTGGTACAACTGTGCCGGCCAGCAGGTGGAACCGTTCGTGATAGGCATCTGCGGTGGAAGTGCCTCCGGCAAGACCACCGTCGCCCAGAAGATCATCGAAAGCCTGAACGTACCGTGGGTGACGCAGCTGTCGATGGATTGCTTCTACAAGAAGCTGAACGAAAAGCAACACGAACAGGCCAACCGGAACGAGTACAACTTTGACCACCCGGACGCGTTCGATCTGGAGCTGATGAAGGATGTGCTGCAACGGTTGAAGGAAGGGCGAAAGGTGGAGGTGCCAGTGTACAACTTTGTTACGCACTCCCGCGACGCACACACG AAAACGATGTACGGTGCcaacgtcatcatcttcgAGGGTATCCTCACCTTCCACAGTCAGGAGATTCTGAAAATGCTGGACATGAAAGTATTCGTCGACACCGATGCGGACGTGCGCCTGGCGCGTCGCTTAAGGCGCGACATACAACAGCGTGGCCGCGATCTGGAAGGTGTGCTGAAGCAGTACGTGACGCTGGTGAAACCGGCGTACAGTTGCTACATCGAGCCGACGATGGCACACGCTGACATCATTGTGCCACGTGGTTCCAGCAACATTGTCGCGATCCAGCTCATCGTGCAGCACGTGCACGCCCAGCTACAGTTG CGCGGATTTAAACTACGGGAAGCGCTCGCACACTCGTACATCGGTCAGCCGAAACCGGATTCACTGAAAATGCTGCCAATAACGCCTCAGGTCAAGGGACTGCACACGTTCATACGCAACGCAAACACGCCCCGGGATGAGTTTATCTTCTACTCGAAGCGCCTGATCCGGCTGGTGCTAGAGTACGCGCTGAGCTTGCTACCGTTCCGGGATGTGGAAGTGGAAACGCCCCAGAATGTACCGTACCAGGGCAAACGGTTGGCGTGCCAGAAGATTTGTGGCGTATCCATCTTGCGTGCCGGCGAAACGATGGAACAGGCCGTCAGCGATGTGTGCAAGCACATTCGTATTGGCAAAATATTGATCCAAACCAATCAGGTTACGGGTGAGCCTGAG CTTTACTACCTGCGGCTTCCAAAAGATATCAAAGATTATCGTGTGGTGCTGATGGACGCAACCGTGGCGACTGGTGCGGCAG CAATAATGGCCATCCGCGTGCTGCTTGATCATGATGTTCCTGAGGAGAACATTCTTCTCGTTTCACTGCTAATGGCCGAAATCGGTGTACACTCGATAGCGTACGCGTTCCCGAAGGTACAGATCGTAACGTCGGCGCTAGATCCGGAAATTAATGAAAAGTTCTACGTCATACCCGGCATCGGTAACTTTGGTGACCGGTACTTTGGCACGGAGCCAACGGATTCGAGCTTGCTGTACGAGTAA